Proteins encoded in a region of the Mycolicibacterium neoaurum genome:
- a CDS encoding YceI family protein, whose translation MKKRVAAVVAGVLVVLLVAVVAATPWAYKNYVQGPPEPELAFAAGAQPGAGALDGTWTVQPGSQVGYRVQQQLLWETVDVSGRSDTVTGTVQIEDSHVRSLRFTVDVAGLETGSPGRDEKFRSADALETDTFPTAELVGNVPTDVSAIPADGSSARVEVPVQLTIKGVTRPETAQVDVRRNGDRVEAVGTVPVRLPDFNVTPPKPFASLLEVQSTAVIEFLVYLAKA comes from the coding sequence GTGAAGAAAAGGGTCGCGGCGGTCGTCGCGGGGGTGCTGGTGGTCCTGCTGGTCGCGGTGGTCGCGGCCACGCCGTGGGCCTACAAGAACTACGTCCAGGGCCCGCCCGAGCCGGAGTTGGCATTCGCCGCCGGGGCTCAGCCGGGTGCCGGCGCGTTAGACGGCACCTGGACCGTGCAGCCCGGATCTCAGGTCGGTTACCGGGTGCAGCAGCAATTGCTCTGGGAGACAGTCGATGTCAGCGGACGCAGTGACACGGTCACCGGCACCGTCCAGATCGAGGACTCCCACGTGCGGTCGTTGAGGTTCACCGTCGACGTGGCAGGCCTGGAAACGGGAAGCCCCGGTCGCGATGAGAAGTTCCGCAGCGCGGACGCGCTGGAGACCGACACGTTCCCCACCGCCGAGCTGGTCGGCAACGTCCCGACCGACGTGTCCGCGATACCGGCCGACGGCAGCTCGGCCCGAGTGGAGGTTCCGGTTCAGCTGACCATTAAGGGGGTCACCCGCCCGGAGACCGCGCAGGTCGATGTGCGGCGCAACGGCGACCGGGTAGAGGCGGTGGGCACGGTCCCGGTGCGGCTGCCCGACTTCAACGTCACACCGCCGAAACCGTTCGCCTCGTTACTCGAGGTGCAATCGACGGCCGTCATCGAGTTCCTGGTGTACCTGGCCAAGGCGTAG
- a CDS encoding N-acyl-D-amino-acid deacylase family protein translates to MFDLLITGGTVVDGTGADRFTADVAVKDGRIVEVRRRGPGDPPLAAETAETIEATGKIVAPGFVDIHTHYDGQVSWDDVLEPSSSHGVTTVVAGNCGVGFAPVRPGQEQWLIELMEGVEDIPGTALTEGITWGWESYAEYLDVIGRRELAVDMGSQIAHGTVRAYAMGERGARNEPATPEDIAAMSSIVREAIEAGALGFSSSRTLAHRAMDGEPVPGTFAAEDELFALGRAIAAGGGAVFELAPQGAAGEDIVAPRRELEWMRRLGEEIDCALSFALIQVDADPQLWREQLDLSAAAHQAGSRLYPQVAARPFGMLLGFPGHHAFTHRPTYRALKASCGREELAARLAEPAVRQAILSEEDLPIDPNVLFDGMFALAQYSGDRLYSLGEPPDYEPTRDKTVAAIAADRGQDVLAAMYDLMLEADASNMLMLPMFNYSDGNHDAIREMMTHPAGVLGLSDGGAHCSMICDASYPTFLLTHWARDRHRGEKLPLEYVVRKQSHDTAQLFGLTDRGVIQTGKKADINVIDLDALTLHAPRMAFDLPAGGHRLVQGASGYTATIVNGVITRRDGVDTGKRPGRLLRGTR, encoded by the coding sequence GTGTTCGATCTGTTGATCACCGGCGGAACAGTTGTCGACGGCACCGGTGCGGACCGATTCACCGCCGACGTGGCAGTCAAGGATGGACGCATCGTCGAGGTGCGTCGCCGTGGCCCAGGCGACCCGCCACTTGCCGCCGAAACGGCCGAAACCATCGAGGCCACCGGCAAGATCGTCGCGCCCGGCTTCGTCGACATCCACACCCACTACGACGGACAGGTCAGCTGGGACGATGTGCTCGAACCGTCGAGCAGCCACGGTGTGACGACCGTCGTCGCGGGCAACTGCGGGGTGGGTTTCGCTCCGGTGCGGCCCGGTCAGGAACAGTGGCTCATCGAACTCATGGAGGGTGTCGAGGATATTCCCGGCACCGCGCTCACCGAGGGCATCACCTGGGGCTGGGAGAGCTACGCGGAGTATCTCGATGTCATCGGACGACGCGAGCTCGCCGTGGACATGGGTAGCCAGATCGCGCACGGGACGGTGCGGGCCTATGCGATGGGTGAACGCGGCGCCCGTAACGAACCGGCGACACCCGAGGACATCGCGGCGATGAGCAGCATCGTCCGAGAGGCCATCGAGGCCGGGGCGCTGGGGTTTTCGTCATCGCGGACGCTGGCACACCGGGCCATGGACGGCGAACCGGTGCCGGGAACCTTCGCCGCCGAGGACGAACTGTTCGCCCTGGGCCGGGCCATCGCGGCCGGCGGCGGCGCGGTCTTCGAATTGGCGCCGCAGGGTGCCGCCGGTGAGGACATCGTCGCCCCGCGCAGGGAGCTGGAATGGATGCGCAGGCTGGGCGAGGAGATCGACTGTGCGCTGAGCTTCGCGCTCATCCAGGTCGACGCCGACCCACAGCTGTGGCGCGAGCAGCTCGACCTGTCTGCCGCCGCGCATCAGGCGGGCAGCCGGTTGTATCCCCAGGTCGCGGCCCGACCGTTCGGCATGCTACTGGGCTTTCCCGGTCACCATGCCTTCACCCATCGCCCCACCTACCGCGCGTTGAAGGCATCGTGCGGCCGCGAGGAGTTGGCGGCCCGGCTGGCCGAACCGGCTGTGCGACAAGCCATTCTGTCCGAAGAGGATCTGCCGATCGATCCGAACGTGCTGTTCGACGGGATGTTCGCCCTCGCCCAGTACTCCGGTGACCGGTTGTATTCGCTGGGCGAACCGCCCGACTACGAGCCCACCCGCGACAAGACGGTGGCCGCCATCGCCGCCGACCGCGGCCAGGATGTGCTGGCCGCCATGTACGACCTGATGCTGGAGGCCGATGCGTCGAACATGCTGATGCTGCCGATGTTCAACTACTCCGACGGCAATCACGACGCCATCCGGGAGATGATGACCCATCCCGCCGGGGTGCTGGGGCTCTCCGACGGTGGCGCCCACTGCAGCATGATCTGCGATGCGTCCTATCCGACCTTCCTGCTGACGCACTGGGCGCGCGATCGACACCGCGGCGAGAAGCTGCCGCTGGAGTACGTTGTTCGCAAACAGTCCCATGACACCGCGCAGCTGTTCGGGCTCACCGACCGCGGCGTGATCCAGACCGGAAAGAAGGCCGATATCAACGTGATCGACCTCGACGCACTGACGCTGCACGCACCGCGGATGGCCTTTGACCTGCCCGCCGGCGGGCACCGGCTGGTCCAGGGCGCGTCGGGCTATACCGCGACGATCGTCAACGGTGTGATCACCCGGCGCGACGGGGTGGACACCGGCAAGCGCCCCGGCCGGCTGCTGCGCGGGACCCGCTGA
- a CDS encoding sulfatase-like hydrolase/transferase, translating to MNRPDIVILMTDEERAIPPYEAADVLDWRRRVLPGRRWFDENGVSFTRHYTGSLACVPSRPTLFTGHYPDLHGVTQTDGLGKRYDDSRLRWLRRGEVPTLGNWFRAAGYDTHYDGKWHISHVDLTDPATGRILATNDDDGAIDEAAVRAYLDADPLDPYGFSGWVGPEPHGAAMANSGFRRDPLVADRIVAWLEDRYARRRAGDPAALTPFLLVASFVNPHDIVLFPAWSRRNPLAASQADPPHVPAAPTASEDLSAKPAAQAAFRDAYFSGYGPSRAVRRTYRTKAQQYRDLYYRLHAEVDGPLDRVRRAVTEGSAEAVLVRTSDHGELLGAHGGLHQKWFNLYDEATRVPFVIARTGAGATAARTVAVPTSHVDLVPTLLGAAGVDVASVAAELARTFSEVHPLPGRDLMPVVDGAPADEDRAVYLLTRDNVLEGDSGASGLARQLGRDVNPPAPLRIRVPVDVAGNFEGLVARVDGRLWKLVRTFDDPGTWTEPGVRQLAYTGRGAQRYRSDVLDDQWELYDLTGDPGEAVNRWDDPSLDGVRAALRTRLKQVRAEAVPERNNPWPYVRRRGTQESKRWWTRLFG from the coding sequence ATGAACCGGCCCGACATCGTCATCCTGATGACCGACGAGGAACGCGCGATCCCGCCGTACGAGGCGGCCGATGTCCTGGACTGGCGACGGCGGGTGCTGCCCGGTCGGCGCTGGTTCGACGAGAACGGTGTCAGCTTCACCAGGCACTACACCGGTTCGCTGGCGTGCGTGCCCAGCCGTCCGACGCTGTTCACCGGGCACTACCCCGACCTGCACGGTGTCACCCAGACCGACGGGCTAGGCAAGCGCTACGACGACTCGCGGTTGCGCTGGCTGCGTCGCGGCGAGGTCCCGACCCTGGGCAACTGGTTCCGGGCGGCCGGCTATGACACCCACTACGACGGCAAATGGCATATCTCCCATGTCGATCTGACCGACCCGGCCACGGGCAGGATCCTGGCGACCAACGATGACGATGGCGCCATCGACGAGGCCGCCGTGCGGGCCTACCTGGACGCCGACCCATTGGACCCGTACGGCTTCTCGGGCTGGGTGGGTCCCGAACCGCACGGAGCGGCCATGGCCAACAGCGGTTTTCGGCGCGACCCGCTGGTCGCCGACCGGATCGTGGCGTGGCTCGAAGATCGCTACGCGCGTCGGCGGGCCGGTGATCCCGCGGCGTTGACGCCCTTCCTGTTGGTGGCCAGCTTCGTCAATCCGCATGACATCGTGTTGTTCCCGGCCTGGTCACGGCGCAACCCGCTGGCGGCATCGCAGGCGGACCCGCCGCACGTACCGGCGGCCCCCACCGCGTCGGAGGACCTGTCGGCCAAACCCGCCGCCCAGGCCGCGTTCCGCGATGCCTACTTCTCCGGGTACGGACCCTCGCGTGCCGTGCGGCGCACCTACCGCACCAAGGCCCAGCAGTACCGCGACCTGTACTACCGGCTGCACGCCGAGGTGGACGGTCCGCTGGACCGGGTTCGCCGAGCCGTCACCGAGGGCTCGGCCGAGGCAGTCCTGGTGCGCACCTCCGATCATGGCGAGCTGTTGGGCGCGCACGGCGGATTGCACCAGAAATGGTTCAACCTCTACGACGAGGCGACCCGGGTCCCGTTCGTGATAGCCCGCACCGGTGCCGGTGCCACCGCGGCGCGCACCGTGGCGGTGCCCACCTCACATGTGGATTTGGTGCCGACTCTGCTCGGTGCCGCCGGGGTGGACGTCGCGTCGGTGGCCGCCGAGCTCGCCCGCACCTTCAGCGAGGTACATCCGCTGCCCGGCCGGGATCTGATGCCGGTGGTCGACGGGGCGCCCGCCGACGAGGACCGGGCGGTGTACCTGCTGACCCGCGACAATGTGCTCGAAGGCGATTCGGGCGCCTCAGGCCTGGCCCGCCAGTTGGGTCGCGATGTCAATCCGCCTGCACCGCTGCGCATCCGGGTGCCCGTCGACGTGGCAGGCAACTTCGAGGGGCTGGTGGCCCGGGTCGACGGCCGGTTGTGGAAGCTGGTGCGAACATTCGACGACCCGGGAACCTGGACCGAGCCCGGTGTGCGCCAGCTCGCCTACACCGGTCGAGGAGCGCAGCGCTATCGCAGCGATGTCCTCGACGATCAGTGGGAGCTCTACGACCTGACCGGAGATCCGGGTGAGGCCGTCAATCGCTGGGACGACCCGTCGCTCGACGGGGTGCGCGCGGCACTGCGCACCCGGCTCAAGCAGGTGCGCGCCGAAGCGGTGCCCGAACGCAACAATCCGTGGCCCTATGTCCGGCGGCGCGGCACGCAGGAGTCGAAACGCTGGTGGACGCGGCTGTTCGGCTGA
- a CDS encoding chorismate mutase, with protein MRTPLIAAALAFATVVPAAGADVLSPLLPLVDAAAQRLQTADPVAASKYLTGGAISDPPREQQVLDGVAAAAQQQGTDPGYVREVFRDQIDASVSLQHSLFAYWKIDPAAAPVTAPDLADTRAKIDTLNQTMVAEIGHRWQELHDPSCPAELAAAVDEAARNRGLDPVFRRALEYATHDYCR; from the coding sequence ATGCGCACACCCCTGATCGCCGCCGCGCTGGCCTTCGCGACGGTCGTCCCGGCCGCCGGTGCCGATGTGCTGAGCCCGCTGCTACCGCTGGTCGATGCCGCCGCGCAGCGGCTGCAGACCGCCGACCCCGTCGCTGCGTCCAAATACCTCACCGGCGGTGCGATCTCGGACCCACCGCGTGAACAGCAGGTCCTCGACGGTGTCGCTGCCGCCGCGCAGCAGCAGGGGACCGATCCCGGCTATGTGCGCGAGGTCTTCCGCGACCAGATCGACGCCTCGGTCTCGTTGCAGCACAGCCTGTTCGCGTACTGGAAGATCGACCCGGCCGCCGCGCCCGTCACCGCCCCCGACCTCGCGGACACCCGCGCGAAGATCGACACGCTGAACCAGACCATGGTCGCCGAGATCGGGCACCGATGGCAGGAACTGCACGATCCGTCGTGTCCGGCGGAACTGGCGGCTGCAGTCGATGAGGCCGCACGCAACCGCGGGCTGGACCCGGTGTTCCGGCGCGCGCTGGAGTACGCGACGCACGACTACTGCCGCTGA
- a CDS encoding DUF2993 domain-containing protein — protein MPPGQLPPDQPRDPATRRIPRPARPGDPHSPTQRIPRPEPPTQRIPRPEPPTQQHRIAEPATRKIPVPPPPPIPPPPIQKLPPGPQTPEPKPARNRQTIVLTAVIVIAALVAVLAGAELFARYRAGTVLSSITDCLVEDTADVSYSVTPPFLWQYLTDHYTDISVVTTGDRVQAAKGMTADVTLSDIELADSTNSKGTIGKVTAHLSWTAEGIKQTVAESLPVVGNLVTAVRTDANAGTLIMEAAGGTTITAKPEVRDGNLELTVQDVAGAFDKATVQTALSELTTKLNENYPLGIKADSVKVTKTGVDGTFSSTDATIPSGESDACFADL, from the coding sequence ATGCCGCCAGGACAGCTGCCGCCCGACCAGCCGCGCGACCCGGCGACGCGGCGTATCCCCAGGCCGGCGCGCCCGGGGGACCCGCACAGCCCCACTCAGCGCATCCCCAGGCCGGAGCCGCCCACGCAACGGATACCGCGACCCGAGCCGCCCACGCAGCAGCACCGGATAGCCGAACCCGCGACACGCAAGATCCCGGTCCCGCCACCGCCGCCGATCCCGCCACCACCCATCCAGAAGCTGCCGCCCGGACCACAGACGCCCGAACCGAAGCCCGCCCGCAACCGTCAGACCATCGTGCTGACCGCGGTCATCGTGATCGCCGCCCTGGTGGCCGTCCTGGCCGGCGCCGAACTCTTCGCCAGGTACCGCGCGGGCACCGTGCTGTCCAGCATCACCGACTGCCTGGTCGAGGACACCGCCGACGTCTCCTACTCGGTGACACCGCCCTTCCTATGGCAGTACCTGACCGATCACTACACCGACATCTCGGTGGTCACCACCGGTGACCGCGTCCAGGCCGCCAAGGGCATGACCGCCGACGTGACGCTCAGCGATATCGAGCTTGCGGATTCGACCAACTCCAAGGGCACCATCGGCAAGGTGACTGCCCACCTCTCCTGGACAGCCGAGGGCATCAAGCAGACGGTCGCCGAGAGCCTGCCGGTCGTCGGCAATCTGGTGACGGCGGTGCGGACCGACGCGAACGCGGGCACCCTGATCATGGAGGCCGCCGGGGGAACCACGATCACCGCCAAACCCGAAGTGCGCGACGGTAATCTGGAACTCACCGTGCAGGATGTCGCCGGAGCGTTCGACAAGGCCACGGTGCAGACCGCGCTGAGCGAGCTGACCACCAAGCTCAACGAGAACTACCCGCTGGGTATCAAGGCCGATTCGGTGAAGGTCACCAAGACCGGTGTCGACGGCACCTTCTCCAGTACCGATGCGACCATCCCGTCGGGCGAAAGCGACGCCTGCTTCGCCGACCTCTGA